Proteins encoded within one genomic window of Couchioplanes caeruleus:
- a CDS encoding zf-TFIIB domain-containing protein, with the protein MQMTCPKCHGDMRVYERSGVTIDQCTECRGIFLDRGELEKLFEAEANWNNRQAPAGAPPRPAQAPGAPAPGGYAAPPPPPAPGGGYAAPPPPPPGYGHGQPAYPPAAAAYGAPQYGRPGYHGHYRQGHGHHGHYRRRKSFLNELFD; encoded by the coding sequence ATGCAGATGACCTGTCCCAAGTGTCACGGCGATATGCGGGTGTACGAGCGAAGCGGCGTCACCATCGACCAGTGCACCGAGTGCCGCGGCATCTTCCTCGACCGTGGCGAGCTGGAGAAGCTCTTCGAGGCCGAGGCCAACTGGAACAACCGCCAGGCGCCGGCAGGCGCCCCGCCGCGGCCGGCCCAGGCCCCCGGCGCGCCCGCCCCGGGCGGATACGCGGCCCCGCCGCCCCCGCCGGCTCCCGGCGGTGGCTACGCCGCGCCGCCCCCGCCGCCGCCCGGCTACGGCCACGGCCAGCCCGCCTACCCACCGGCCGCGGCGGCGTACGGCGCCCCGCAGTACGGACGCCCCGGCTATCACGGTCACTACCGGCAGGGCCACGGTCACCACGGCCACTACCGGCGCCGCAAGAGCTTCCTCAACGAGCTCTTCGACTGA
- a CDS encoding YbaB/EbfC family nucleoid-associated protein, which translates to MAQTADRDGNRALRARLDDVYGQYQRLRSDLDQIQRRLTDLRATAESADGLIRATVGPRGQLVDLHLDRHIHRDLDPTELSREIVATTAAAAAKATAEIERLMAGYLPADSGPMRFLRDDDLGSLLSRQDAAVREAGRDGE; encoded by the coding sequence GTGGCGCAGACTGCGGACCGCGACGGCAACCGAGCCCTGCGAGCGCGCCTCGACGACGTCTACGGCCAATACCAGCGGCTGCGGTCCGATCTGGACCAGATTCAGCGGCGCCTCACCGACCTGCGGGCCACCGCCGAATCGGCGGACGGATTGATCCGAGCGACCGTGGGCCCCCGCGGCCAGCTCGTCGACCTGCATCTCGACCGCCACATCCACCGCGACCTCGACCCCACCGAACTGAGCCGCGAGATCGTGGCAACCACGGCCGCCGCCGCGGCCAAGGCGACCGCCGAGATCGAACGCCTGATGGCCGGCTACCTGCCCGCCGACTCGGGACCGATGCGGTTCCTCCGCGACGACGACCTCGGTTCCCTGCTCAGCCGGCAGGACGCGGCAGTGCGGGAGGCGGGAAGGGACGGTGAATGA
- a CDS encoding SUKH-3 domain-containing protein — MITLAEAEEIAAGWARGESERRGYECKPMVSEFELGFVVWTMQPSFVLPVPGDGVRTVIDRETGALSTYPGVSVAVVAELYRQRRPDVAARRRTADPEVELRRGVRRRPAPTTAAHLTVDGRVFIARGAKGDQRLDHHPLVADRLRAIEPGARVRGTERHAELIVVSDALYEADRARSAPLTPDEAREWLRAAEFQAFLVREQGDPLAGTPARPCESCLVTLVDLAVLPWPHLAFIEPLRPYSENVAQPGRFPDRMAGALADAGWRPTHRMVAEALADGIIADVVAITGRRHRHRPSPAARAAIMDFPGIFCGLRTPGIRRQVRWLALEPSAAAHTADTLGEFAEVLGAPLFPLGVEARGDAIVAIDERGRLFALDQGGEWYLGEDLDEGLISLLTGDGPAERVRDDGTW; from the coding sequence ATGATCACGCTGGCCGAGGCCGAGGAGATCGCCGCCGGGTGGGCACGTGGCGAGTCCGAGCGCCGCGGGTACGAGTGCAAGCCCATGGTCAGCGAGTTCGAGCTGGGCTTCGTGGTCTGGACGATGCAGCCGTCGTTCGTCCTGCCGGTTCCCGGTGACGGCGTGCGTACGGTGATCGACCGCGAGACCGGTGCCCTGTCGACGTACCCGGGTGTGTCCGTCGCCGTCGTCGCCGAGCTCTACCGGCAGCGGCGGCCCGATGTGGCCGCCCGGCGCCGGACCGCGGATCCCGAGGTCGAGCTGCGCCGCGGGGTGCGACGCCGGCCGGCGCCCACCACGGCCGCACACCTCACTGTGGACGGCCGGGTCTTCATCGCCCGCGGCGCCAAGGGCGATCAACGCCTCGACCACCATCCGCTGGTCGCGGACCGGCTGCGCGCGATCGAGCCGGGAGCACGGGTACGCGGCACCGAGCGGCACGCCGAGCTGATCGTGGTGTCGGACGCGCTCTACGAAGCGGACCGCGCACGCTCCGCGCCCTTGACCCCGGACGAGGCTCGCGAGTGGCTTCGCGCGGCCGAGTTCCAGGCGTTCCTGGTGCGGGAGCAGGGCGATCCGCTCGCGGGGACGCCGGCCCGTCCGTGCGAGTCCTGCCTGGTCACGCTGGTCGACCTCGCGGTGCTGCCGTGGCCGCACCTGGCGTTCATCGAGCCGCTCCGGCCGTACTCGGAGAATGTGGCGCAACCGGGCCGCTTCCCGGACCGGATGGCCGGTGCGTTGGCGGACGCCGGCTGGCGGCCGACGCACCGGATGGTGGCGGAGGCGCTCGCCGACGGCATCATCGCCGACGTCGTCGCGATCACCGGCCGCCGGCACCGGCACCGGCCGTCTCCGGCGGCCCGCGCCGCGATCATGGACTTCCCCGGGATCTTCTGCGGCCTGCGGACTCCGGGGATCCGCCGCCAGGTCCGCTGGCTGGCTCTCGAACCGTCCGCGGCGGCGCACACGGCGGACACGCTCGGGGAGTTCGCCGAGGTGCTCGGCGCGCCGCTGTTCCCGCTCGGCGTGGAGGCGAGGGGCGACGCGATCGTGGCGATCGACGAGCGCGGCCGGCTGTTCGCGCTGGATCAGGGCGGCGAGTGGTATCTCGGCGAGGACCTGGACGAGGGGCTGATCAGCCTGCTCACCGGCGACGGCCCCGCCGAGCGCGTCCGCGACGACGGCACCTGGTGA